The following coding sequences lie in one Sesamum indicum cultivar Zhongzhi No. 13 linkage group LG9, S_indicum_v1.0, whole genome shotgun sequence genomic window:
- the LOC105170064 gene encoding apoptosis-inducing factor homolog B, protein MEAYQQSPAPEMAGGVWKRVVVVGGGVAGSLIAKSLQFQADVTLIDPKEYFEIPWASLRAKVEPTFAERSLIYHKDYLTNGRLVLSKAISISNSQVLTAEGRLVTYDYLVIATGHDDPLPKTKSERLKEYQTEHERIRSASSVLIVGGGPTGVELAGEIAVDFPDKKVVLVHEGSRLLEFIGPKAADKTLEWLKSKRVEVKLRQSVDLNNSSEGNNTFITSSGEIINADCHFVCTGRPSGSAWLHETILKNSVDGLGRLKVDENLRVKGFKNIFAIGDITDVREIKQGYLAQKHALIAAKNLKVMMRGGKEKKMASYKPHSIKVVVSLGRQDAVAQFPLTTLIGLVPGFIKSKDLFVGKIRKQLGLDPRLVDY, encoded by the exons ATGGAGGCATATCAGCAGTCACCGGCACCGGAGATGGCCGGCGGAGTGTGGAAGAGGGTGGTGGTGGTAGGCGGCGGCGTGGCAGGTTCTCTCATTGCCAAGTCTCTTCAGTTCCAAGCTGATGTTACCCTCATTGATCC GAAGGAATATTTTGAGATCCCATGGGCGAGCTTGAGGGCAAAGGTGGAGCCGACTTTCGCTGAGAGATCATTAATTTACCACAAAGATTATCTCACCAATGGCCGTCTGGTCCTATCCAAGGCCATAAGCATCTCTAACTCTCAAGTATTGACTGCAGAAGGCCGTCTCGTTACCTATGACTACCTCGTCATTGCCACAGGCCACGACGATCCTCTACCCAAAACTAAATCCGAGCGACTCAAAGAGTACCAAACAG AGCATGAACGGATAAGATCCGCTAGTTCAGTTCTGATAGTTGGTGGCGGCCCTACTGGCGTTGAGCTTGCCGGGGAGATTGCTGTTGATTTTCCTGATAAAAAGGTTGTCCTAGTGCACGAGGGATCCAGGTTGTTGGAGTTCATAGGGCCAAAAGCAGCCGACAAGACTCTAGAGTGGCTGAAATCAAAGAGAGTAGAGGTGAAACTCCGACAATCAGTTGACCTGAACAACTCTTCAGAAGGCAACAACACTTTTATAACATCGTCGGGAGAGATCATCAATGCGGACTGCCATTTCGTGTGCACTGGTAGACCGTCCGGCTCGGCCTGGTTGCATGAGACTATTTTAAAGAACAGTGTGGATGGGTTGGGGAGGTTGAAGGTTGATGAGAACCTAAGAGTAAAAGGATTCAAGAACATTTTTGCTATTGGAGACATCACAGATGTGAGG GAAATAAAGCAAGGGTACTTGGCACAAAAACATGCTCTGATAGCTGCAAAGAACTTGAAGGTGATGATGAGGGGAGGAAAGGAGAAGAAGATGGCGAGTTACAAGCCACACTCCATCAAAGTGGTTGTTTCGTTGGGGAGACAAGATGCTGTCGCTCAGTTTCCTTTGACAACCTTAATTGGACTTGTTCCTGGATTCATCAAATCCAAGGATTTGTTTGTGGGGAAAATAAGGAAGCAATTAGGGCTGGACCCTCGCCTTGTGGACTATTga